Proteins from one Chaetodon auriga isolate fChaAug3 chromosome 19, fChaAug3.hap1, whole genome shotgun sequence genomic window:
- the git2b gene encoding ARF GTPase-activating protein GIT2b isoform X3 has translation MSKRVRSREVCADCSALEPRWASVNRGVLICDECCSIHRGLGRHSSQVRHLTHSSWPSSQLQMVQTLYGNGANSIWEHSLLDPSSSVSGKRKANPQDRVHPNKTEFIKAKYQMLAYVHRMPCREDDSVTAKDLSKQLHSSVRTGNLETCLRLLSLGAQANFFHPEKGNTPLHIAAKAGQMLQAELLAVYGADPGALDSSGKTPIDYARQAGHQELAERLVEIQYELTDRLTFYLCGRRPDHRNGQHFIIPQMADSSLDLSEFAKAAKKKLQSLSNHQFEELAMDVYDEVDRRETDAVWLATQNHSTLVTDTTVVPFLPVNPEYSSTRNQGRQKLARFSAHEFATLVIDILTDAKRRQWGNSCESPKDNVELILQGIDSCHNSESQDNDQPDYDSVASDEDPVQEATCGDSCNDRRTKSSESSDLSDGPITVQEFMEVKSALTASEAKIQQLLKVNCHLSEELRLMQGKLNSLQTENTTLRWQTPSGQQQLQGPFARHPPRGGRAMSMYETGSSPRPYPHRAETARHEDGVILQPFPTNGCSLEGQSIMLENDYDTTPNHSELEETGSPVPASDAVEPGEEGEEDATLPCTEDVICKTEQITKNIQELLRAAQETKHESFLPCSEKICNAVTEMAALFPKRPSSETVRGSLCLLTSSASRLHGECQKAAEHNPCPSDIQLVTQQVIQCAYDIAKAAKQLVTVTTKENNN, from the exons ATGTCAAAGCGCGTACGAAGCAGAGAGGTCTGCGCTGATTGCAGTGCTCTGG AGCCACGCTGGGCCTCTGTCAACAGGGGTGTGTTGATCTGCGATGAGTGCTGCAGCATCCATCGAGGTCTGGGGCGACACAGCTCCCAAGTCAGACATCTGACTCATTCTTCATGGCCATCCTCCCAGTTGCAG ATGGTCCAGACGCTGTACGGCAATGGAGCTAACTCCATATGGGAGCATAGCCTTCTGGACCCTTCCTCTTCAGTGAGTGGAAAGCGCAAAGCCAACCCCCAGGACAgagttca TCCAAACAAGACAGAGTTCATCAAGGCCAAATATCAGATGCTGGCGTACGTCCATCGGATGCCTTGTCGTGAGGATGACAGCGTAACAGCAAAAGACCTCAGCAAG CAACTCCATTCCAGTGTACGGACTGGCAATCTGGAGACCTGCCTAAGACTCTTATCTTTAGGAGCACAGGCCAACTTCTTCCATCCA GAGAAAGGAAACACCCCACTACACATAGCAGCAAAAGCGGGACAAATGTTACAAGCAGAACTGTTGGCAGTTTATGGAGCTGATCCCGGGGCTCTGGACTCCAGTGGAAAGACCCCCATTGATTATGCAAG ACAAGCTGGACATCAGGAGCTGGCAGAGAGGCTAGTGGAGATACAGTATGAACTCACTGACCGGTTAACATTTTACCTTTGTGGTAGACGACCAG ATCACAGAAACGGACAACACTTCATCATCCCACAGATGGCAGACAG CAGCTTGGATTTGTCAGAGTTTGCAAAAGCTGCAAAGAAGAAGCTGCAGTCG CTAAGTAACCACCAGTTTGAAGAACTTGCCATGGATGTCTATGATGAAGTTGACAGACGAGAAACAGATGCAG TGTGGTTGGCCACTCAGAACCACAGCACACTTGTCACAGACACCACAGTTGTGCCTTTTCTGCCCGTCAATCCAGAGTACTCATCTACCAGAAACCAG GGTCGTCAAAAATTGGCAAGGTTTAGCGCTCATGAATTTGCCACCCTGGTCATCGATATTCTAACTGATGCGAAACGACGGCAGTGGGGTAATTCCTGCGAAAGTCCCAAAG ACAATGTGGAGCTCATCCTTCAGGGAATAGACAGTTGCCATAACAGTGAGAGCCAGGACAACGACCAGCCGGATTATGACAGTGTGGCATCAGATGAGGATCCAGTGCAAGAGGCCACCTGTGGGGACAGCTGCAATGATAGACGGACCaag AGCTCGGAGTCTTCTGACCTGTCCgacggaccaatcacagtgcAGGAGTTTATGGAGGTGAAGAGCGCTCTCACTGCATCAGAAGCCAAAATACAACAGCTTCTTAAAGTCAACTGTCACCTTAGTGAAGAGCTGCGGCTGATGCAGGGCAAG CTGAACTCCctgcagactgaaaacacaacactgcgATGGCAGACCCCCAGCGGACAACAACAGCTCCAGGGTCCCTTCGCTCGACACCCACCCCGCGGAGGCCGCGCCATGTCCATGTATGAGACGGGCTCTAGTCCGAGGCCGTACCCCCACCGAGCGGAAACGGCCCGGCACGAGGATGGAGTCATTTTACAACCCTTCCCAACCAAT GGCTGTAGCCTGGAAGGACAGAGCATCATGCTGGAGAACGATTACGACACTACGCCCAACCActctgagctggaggagactGG CAGCCCTGTTCCAGCCTCAGATGCAGTGGAgccgggggaggagggggaggaagatgCCACCCTGCCATGCACTGAGGATGTCATCTGTAAGACAGAGCAGATCACTAAGAACATACAGGAGCTTCTGAGAGCTGCCCAAGAGACCAAACACGAAAG CTTCCTGCCTTGTTCAGAAAAGATCTGCAATGCTGTGACAGAGATGGCCGCCCTGTTTCCCAAG AGGCCGTCCTCAGAGACAGTGCGAgggtctctgtgtctgctcacTTCGAGTGCTAGCCGGCTCCATGGAGAGTGCCAGAAGGCGGCAGAGCACAACCCCTGCCCGTCGGACATCCAGCTGGTCACGCAGCAGGTCATCCAGTGCGCCTATGACATTGCCAAAGCTGCCAAGCAACTTGTCACTGTGACaaccaaagaaaacaacaactaa
- the git2b gene encoding ARF GTPase-activating protein GIT2b isoform X1, with the protein MSKRVRSREVCADCSALEPRWASVNRGVLICDECCSIHRGLGRHSSQVRHLTHSSWPSSQLQMVQTLYGNGANSIWEHSLLDPSSSVSGKRKANPQDRVHPNKTEFIKAKYQMLAYVHRMPCREDDSVTAKDLSKQLHSSVRTGNLETCLRLLSLGAQANFFHPEKGNTPLHIAAKAGQMLQAELLAVYGADPGALDSSGKTPIDYARQAGHQELAERLVEIQYELTDRLTFYLCGRRPDHRNGQHFIIPQMADSSLDLSEFAKAAKKKLQSLSNHQFEELAMDVYDEVDRRETDAVWLATQNHSTLVTDTTVVPFLPVNPEYSSTRNQGRQKLARFSAHEFATLVIDILTDAKRRQWGNSCESPKDNVELILQGIDSCHNSESQDNDQPDYDSVASDEDPVQEATCGDSCNDRRTKSSESSDLSDGPITVQEFMEVKSALTASEAKIQQLLKVNCHLSEELRLMQGKLNSLQTENTTLRWQTPSGQQQLQGPFARHPPRGGRAMSMYETGSSPRPYPHRAETARHEDGVILQPFPTNIGRGPLGTAASSLPTFPSPLSWSWDERSRRGCSLEGQSIMLENDYDTTPNHSELEETGSPVPASDAVEPGEEGEEDATLPCTEDVICKTEQITKNIQELLRAAQETKHESFLPCSEKICNAVTEMAALFPKRPSSETVRGSLCLLTSSASRLHGECQKAAEHNPCPSDIQLVTQQVIQCAYDIAKAAKQLVTVTTKENNN; encoded by the exons ATGTCAAAGCGCGTACGAAGCAGAGAGGTCTGCGCTGATTGCAGTGCTCTGG AGCCACGCTGGGCCTCTGTCAACAGGGGTGTGTTGATCTGCGATGAGTGCTGCAGCATCCATCGAGGTCTGGGGCGACACAGCTCCCAAGTCAGACATCTGACTCATTCTTCATGGCCATCCTCCCAGTTGCAG ATGGTCCAGACGCTGTACGGCAATGGAGCTAACTCCATATGGGAGCATAGCCTTCTGGACCCTTCCTCTTCAGTGAGTGGAAAGCGCAAAGCCAACCCCCAGGACAgagttca TCCAAACAAGACAGAGTTCATCAAGGCCAAATATCAGATGCTGGCGTACGTCCATCGGATGCCTTGTCGTGAGGATGACAGCGTAACAGCAAAAGACCTCAGCAAG CAACTCCATTCCAGTGTACGGACTGGCAATCTGGAGACCTGCCTAAGACTCTTATCTTTAGGAGCACAGGCCAACTTCTTCCATCCA GAGAAAGGAAACACCCCACTACACATAGCAGCAAAAGCGGGACAAATGTTACAAGCAGAACTGTTGGCAGTTTATGGAGCTGATCCCGGGGCTCTGGACTCCAGTGGAAAGACCCCCATTGATTATGCAAG ACAAGCTGGACATCAGGAGCTGGCAGAGAGGCTAGTGGAGATACAGTATGAACTCACTGACCGGTTAACATTTTACCTTTGTGGTAGACGACCAG ATCACAGAAACGGACAACACTTCATCATCCCACAGATGGCAGACAG CAGCTTGGATTTGTCAGAGTTTGCAAAAGCTGCAAAGAAGAAGCTGCAGTCG CTAAGTAACCACCAGTTTGAAGAACTTGCCATGGATGTCTATGATGAAGTTGACAGACGAGAAACAGATGCAG TGTGGTTGGCCACTCAGAACCACAGCACACTTGTCACAGACACCACAGTTGTGCCTTTTCTGCCCGTCAATCCAGAGTACTCATCTACCAGAAACCAG GGTCGTCAAAAATTGGCAAGGTTTAGCGCTCATGAATTTGCCACCCTGGTCATCGATATTCTAACTGATGCGAAACGACGGCAGTGGGGTAATTCCTGCGAAAGTCCCAAAG ACAATGTGGAGCTCATCCTTCAGGGAATAGACAGTTGCCATAACAGTGAGAGCCAGGACAACGACCAGCCGGATTATGACAGTGTGGCATCAGATGAGGATCCAGTGCAAGAGGCCACCTGTGGGGACAGCTGCAATGATAGACGGACCaag AGCTCGGAGTCTTCTGACCTGTCCgacggaccaatcacagtgcAGGAGTTTATGGAGGTGAAGAGCGCTCTCACTGCATCAGAAGCCAAAATACAACAGCTTCTTAAAGTCAACTGTCACCTTAGTGAAGAGCTGCGGCTGATGCAGGGCAAG CTGAACTCCctgcagactgaaaacacaacactgcgATGGCAGACCCCCAGCGGACAACAACAGCTCCAGGGTCCCTTCGCTCGACACCCACCCCGCGGAGGCCGCGCCATGTCCATGTATGAGACGGGCTCTAGTCCGAGGCCGTACCCCCACCGAGCGGAAACGGCCCGGCACGAGGATGGAGTCATTTTACAACCCTTCCCAACCAAT ATTGGGAGGGGTCCTTTGGGAACGGCTGCTTCCTCCCTCCCTACCTTCCCCTCTCCCCTGTCCTGGTCGTGGGATGAGAGATCTCGAAGG GGCTGTAGCCTGGAAGGACAGAGCATCATGCTGGAGAACGATTACGACACTACGCCCAACCActctgagctggaggagactGG CAGCCCTGTTCCAGCCTCAGATGCAGTGGAgccgggggaggagggggaggaagatgCCACCCTGCCATGCACTGAGGATGTCATCTGTAAGACAGAGCAGATCACTAAGAACATACAGGAGCTTCTGAGAGCTGCCCAAGAGACCAAACACGAAAG CTTCCTGCCTTGTTCAGAAAAGATCTGCAATGCTGTGACAGAGATGGCCGCCCTGTTTCCCAAG AGGCCGTCCTCAGAGACAGTGCGAgggtctctgtgtctgctcacTTCGAGTGCTAGCCGGCTCCATGGAGAGTGCCAGAAGGCGGCAGAGCACAACCCCTGCCCGTCGGACATCCAGCTGGTCACGCAGCAGGTCATCCAGTGCGCCTATGACATTGCCAAAGCTGCCAAGCAACTTGTCACTGTGACaaccaaagaaaacaacaactaa
- the git2b gene encoding ARF GTPase-activating protein GIT2b isoform X2 — protein MSKRVRSREVCADCSALEPRWASVNRGVLICDECCSIHRGLGRHSSQVRHLTHSSWPSSQLQMVQTLYGNGANSIWEHSLLDPSSSVSGKRKANPQDRVHPNKTEFIKAKYQMLAYVHRMPCREDDSVTAKDLSKQLHSSVRTGNLETCLRLLSLGAQANFFHPEKGNTPLHIAAKAGQMLQAELLAVYGADPGALDSSGKTPIDYARQAGHQELAERLVEIQYELTDRLTFYLCGRRPDHRNGQHFIIPQMADSLDLSEFAKAAKKKLQSLSNHQFEELAMDVYDEVDRRETDAVWLATQNHSTLVTDTTVVPFLPVNPEYSSTRNQGRQKLARFSAHEFATLVIDILTDAKRRQWGNSCESPKDNVELILQGIDSCHNSESQDNDQPDYDSVASDEDPVQEATCGDSCNDRRTKSSESSDLSDGPITVQEFMEVKSALTASEAKIQQLLKVNCHLSEELRLMQGKLNSLQTENTTLRWQTPSGQQQLQGPFARHPPRGGRAMSMYETGSSPRPYPHRAETARHEDGVILQPFPTNIGRGPLGTAASSLPTFPSPLSWSWDERSRRGCSLEGQSIMLENDYDTTPNHSELEETGSPVPASDAVEPGEEGEEDATLPCTEDVICKTEQITKNIQELLRAAQETKHESFLPCSEKICNAVTEMAALFPKRPSSETVRGSLCLLTSSASRLHGECQKAAEHNPCPSDIQLVTQQVIQCAYDIAKAAKQLVTVTTKENNN, from the exons ATGTCAAAGCGCGTACGAAGCAGAGAGGTCTGCGCTGATTGCAGTGCTCTGG AGCCACGCTGGGCCTCTGTCAACAGGGGTGTGTTGATCTGCGATGAGTGCTGCAGCATCCATCGAGGTCTGGGGCGACACAGCTCCCAAGTCAGACATCTGACTCATTCTTCATGGCCATCCTCCCAGTTGCAG ATGGTCCAGACGCTGTACGGCAATGGAGCTAACTCCATATGGGAGCATAGCCTTCTGGACCCTTCCTCTTCAGTGAGTGGAAAGCGCAAAGCCAACCCCCAGGACAgagttca TCCAAACAAGACAGAGTTCATCAAGGCCAAATATCAGATGCTGGCGTACGTCCATCGGATGCCTTGTCGTGAGGATGACAGCGTAACAGCAAAAGACCTCAGCAAG CAACTCCATTCCAGTGTACGGACTGGCAATCTGGAGACCTGCCTAAGACTCTTATCTTTAGGAGCACAGGCCAACTTCTTCCATCCA GAGAAAGGAAACACCCCACTACACATAGCAGCAAAAGCGGGACAAATGTTACAAGCAGAACTGTTGGCAGTTTATGGAGCTGATCCCGGGGCTCTGGACTCCAGTGGAAAGACCCCCATTGATTATGCAAG ACAAGCTGGACATCAGGAGCTGGCAGAGAGGCTAGTGGAGATACAGTATGAACTCACTGACCGGTTAACATTTTACCTTTGTGGTAGACGACCAG ATCACAGAAACGGACAACACTTCATCATCCCACAGATGGCAGACAG CTTGGATTTGTCAGAGTTTGCAAAAGCTGCAAAGAAGAAGCTGCAGTCG CTAAGTAACCACCAGTTTGAAGAACTTGCCATGGATGTCTATGATGAAGTTGACAGACGAGAAACAGATGCAG TGTGGTTGGCCACTCAGAACCACAGCACACTTGTCACAGACACCACAGTTGTGCCTTTTCTGCCCGTCAATCCAGAGTACTCATCTACCAGAAACCAG GGTCGTCAAAAATTGGCAAGGTTTAGCGCTCATGAATTTGCCACCCTGGTCATCGATATTCTAACTGATGCGAAACGACGGCAGTGGGGTAATTCCTGCGAAAGTCCCAAAG ACAATGTGGAGCTCATCCTTCAGGGAATAGACAGTTGCCATAACAGTGAGAGCCAGGACAACGACCAGCCGGATTATGACAGTGTGGCATCAGATGAGGATCCAGTGCAAGAGGCCACCTGTGGGGACAGCTGCAATGATAGACGGACCaag AGCTCGGAGTCTTCTGACCTGTCCgacggaccaatcacagtgcAGGAGTTTATGGAGGTGAAGAGCGCTCTCACTGCATCAGAAGCCAAAATACAACAGCTTCTTAAAGTCAACTGTCACCTTAGTGAAGAGCTGCGGCTGATGCAGGGCAAG CTGAACTCCctgcagactgaaaacacaacactgcgATGGCAGACCCCCAGCGGACAACAACAGCTCCAGGGTCCCTTCGCTCGACACCCACCCCGCGGAGGCCGCGCCATGTCCATGTATGAGACGGGCTCTAGTCCGAGGCCGTACCCCCACCGAGCGGAAACGGCCCGGCACGAGGATGGAGTCATTTTACAACCCTTCCCAACCAAT ATTGGGAGGGGTCCTTTGGGAACGGCTGCTTCCTCCCTCCCTACCTTCCCCTCTCCCCTGTCCTGGTCGTGGGATGAGAGATCTCGAAGG GGCTGTAGCCTGGAAGGACAGAGCATCATGCTGGAGAACGATTACGACACTACGCCCAACCActctgagctggaggagactGG CAGCCCTGTTCCAGCCTCAGATGCAGTGGAgccgggggaggagggggaggaagatgCCACCCTGCCATGCACTGAGGATGTCATCTGTAAGACAGAGCAGATCACTAAGAACATACAGGAGCTTCTGAGAGCTGCCCAAGAGACCAAACACGAAAG CTTCCTGCCTTGTTCAGAAAAGATCTGCAATGCTGTGACAGAGATGGCCGCCCTGTTTCCCAAG AGGCCGTCCTCAGAGACAGTGCGAgggtctctgtgtctgctcacTTCGAGTGCTAGCCGGCTCCATGGAGAGTGCCAGAAGGCGGCAGAGCACAACCCCTGCCCGTCGGACATCCAGCTGGTCACGCAGCAGGTCATCCAGTGCGCCTATGACATTGCCAAAGCTGCCAAGCAACTTGTCACTGTGACaaccaaagaaaacaacaactaa